The following are from one region of the Bradyrhizobium septentrionale genome:
- a CDS encoding invasion associated locus B family protein, with protein MRHVALLIGSFAALLALGTAGEAADPRATQLSYEPWTKTCLTQASCFVGAAARGQCSPSGGSISVSPQTSKRAIVSANVGTRTMLEGTISLRIDQDEPIQIARPHCYTLGCGGALEADGEMIERLKHAQTIAVEAKSLTGQTISLNFPLTHFAETFDGPGSLPKTSGQSSKESQREHTEAVKQLPQCED; from the coding sequence ATGCGTCATGTGGCTTTGTTGATTGGATCGTTCGCCGCGCTGCTTGCGCTTGGCACTGCCGGTGAAGCGGCCGATCCGCGCGCGACGCAGCTCAGCTACGAGCCCTGGACCAAGACGTGCCTGACCCAGGCAAGCTGCTTCGTCGGCGCCGCCGCCCGCGGCCAGTGTTCGCCGTCGGGCGGCAGCATCAGCGTTTCGCCGCAGACCAGCAAGCGCGCGATCGTCAGCGCCAATGTCGGAACGCGGACCATGCTGGAGGGCACGATCAGCCTGCGGATCGACCAGGACGAGCCGATCCAGATCGCCAGGCCGCATTGCTACACGCTCGGCTGCGGCGGCGCGCTCGAAGCCGACGGCGAGATGATCGAGCGGCTGAAGCATGCGCAAACCATCGCCGTCGAGGCCAAGAGCCTGACCGGGCAGACCATCAGCCTCAACTTCCCCCTTACCCATTTCGCCGAGACTTTTGACGGGCCCGGGAGCCTGCCCAAGACATCCGGGCAGAGCTCGAAGGAGAGCCAGCGGGAGCATACCGAAGCGGTGAAGCAGCTGCCGCAATGCGAGGACTGA
- a CDS encoding GntR family transcriptional regulator: protein MTAEPTLPDIQALSREEEQAEVIRRLEEDIIFGRFSPGLRLVEDTLMQRYGASRHFVRQALFQLERQGIVLREKNVGATVRFYSAEEVRQIYEVREMLTRQAALMIALPAPESLIDQLSELQRHYCIKADAQDMRGIHETNDAFHLALFSACGNPYLVRSLQDYMNLTLPMRAKNLADSEGLALSRRQHELMIELLKGRDSWALAQLCVDHMQYSKADYLVRISNDKKPQ from the coding sequence ATGACAGCCGAGCCCACATTGCCCGATATCCAGGCCCTCTCGCGCGAGGAGGAGCAGGCGGAGGTGATCCGCCGGCTGGAGGAGGACATCATCTTCGGCCGCTTTTCGCCTGGTCTGCGGCTGGTCGAGGATACCCTGATGCAGCGCTACGGCGCGAGCCGGCATTTCGTCCGCCAGGCGCTGTTCCAGCTCGAACGCCAGGGCATCGTGCTGCGCGAGAAGAATGTCGGCGCCACGGTGCGGTTCTATTCGGCCGAGGAAGTGCGGCAGATCTACGAGGTGCGCGAGATGCTGACGCGCCAGGCCGCGCTGATGATCGCGCTGCCCGCGCCGGAAAGCCTGATCGACCAATTGAGCGAGTTGCAAAGGCATTACTGCATCAAGGCCGATGCGCAGGACATGCGCGGCATCCACGAAACCAACGATGCGTTCCACCTCGCGCTGTTCTCCGCCTGCGGCAATCCCTATCTGGTGCGCTCGCTGCAGGACTACATGAACCTGACGCTGCCGATGCGCGCAAAAAATCTCGCCGACAGCGAGGGCCTTGCGCTGTCGCGCCGCCAGCACGAATTGATGATCGAGCTGCTGAAGGGCCGCGACAGCTGGGCGCTGGCGCAGCTCTGCGTCGATCACATGCAGTACAGCAAGGCGGATTATCTCGTCCGCATCTCCAACGACAAAAAGCCGCAATAG
- a CDS encoding IlvD/Edd family dehydratase, which yields MADGLRKGLTSYGDAGFSLFLRKAFIKAMGYSDDALNRPIVGITNTYSDYNPCHGNVPQIIEAVKRGVMLSGAMPFVFPTISIAESFAHPTSMYLRNLMAMDTEEMIRAQPMDAVIVIGGCDKTLPAQLMAAISADLPTVVIPVGPMVVGHHKGEVLGACTDCRRLWGKYRAGEIDDAEIEAVNGRLAPSVGTCMVMGTASTMACITEALGLSLPMSATIPAPHAERFRSAEASGRVAAEMAKTKGPKPSEILTPSSFRNAQVVMQAIGGSTNGLIHLTAIANRSPYKIDLEAFDKLGREVPVLVDLKPSGEHYMEHFHHAGGVPKLMAQLGDLIDLDAKTITGQTLREVVAGAEEVPGQDAIRSKANPIKAEGAMAILHGNLAPRGAVIKQSAASPKLLQHTGRAVVFESVEDMTLRVDDPALDVTADDVLVLRNAGPKGAPGMPEAGYLPIPKKLARTGVKDMVRISDARMSGTAFGTIVLHITPESAVGGPLGLVRNGDMIRLDVARRSIDLLVDEAELHKRRAALAPAGTPDWAKRGYAHLFNETILQADEGCDFDFMRAKGK from the coding sequence ATGGCCGACGGACTTCGCAAGGGACTGACAAGCTATGGTGACGCCGGCTTCTCGTTGTTCCTGCGCAAGGCCTTCATCAAGGCGATGGGCTATTCGGACGACGCGCTCAATCGCCCGATCGTCGGCATCACCAATACCTACAGCGACTACAATCCCTGTCATGGCAACGTCCCGCAGATCATTGAAGCAGTGAAGCGCGGCGTGATGCTGTCGGGCGCAATGCCGTTCGTGTTCCCGACCATCTCGATCGCCGAGAGCTTTGCGCATCCGACCTCGATGTATCTGCGCAATCTGATGGCGATGGATACCGAGGAGATGATCCGCGCCCAGCCGATGGATGCGGTGATCGTGATCGGCGGCTGCGACAAGACCCTGCCGGCGCAGCTCATGGCCGCCATCAGCGCCGATCTGCCGACGGTCGTGATTCCGGTCGGGCCGATGGTGGTCGGTCATCACAAGGGCGAGGTGCTCGGCGCCTGCACCGATTGCCGCAGGCTGTGGGGCAAGTATCGCGCCGGCGAGATCGACGATGCCGAGATCGAGGCGGTGAACGGCCGTCTCGCGCCGTCGGTCGGCACCTGCATGGTGATGGGCACGGCTTCCACCATGGCCTGCATCACCGAGGCACTCGGCCTCTCGCTGCCGATGAGCGCGACGATCCCGGCGCCGCATGCCGAACGCTTCCGCTCCGCGGAAGCCAGCGGCCGCGTCGCCGCCGAAATGGCAAAAACCAAGGGACCGAAGCCGAGCGAGATCCTGACGCCATCGTCGTTCCGCAACGCCCAGGTCGTGATGCAGGCGATCGGCGGCTCGACCAACGGGCTCATTCACCTCACCGCCATCGCCAACCGCTCGCCCTACAAGATCGACCTCGAGGCGTTCGACAAGCTCGGCCGCGAAGTGCCCGTGCTGGTCGACCTCAAGCCATCGGGCGAGCATTACATGGAGCATTTCCATCACGCCGGCGGCGTGCCGAAGCTGATGGCGCAGCTCGGTGACCTCATCGACCTCGATGCGAAAACCATCACCGGCCAGACCTTGCGCGAGGTCGTCGCCGGCGCGGAGGAGGTGCCCGGACAGGATGCGATCCGCTCCAAGGCGAACCCGATCAAGGCCGAAGGCGCGATGGCGATCCTGCACGGCAATCTCGCGCCGCGCGGCGCCGTGATCAAGCAGTCGGCGGCGAGCCCAAAGCTGCTGCAGCACACCGGGCGCGCCGTGGTGTTCGAGTCGGTCGAGGACATGACGCTGCGGGTCGACGATCCCGCGCTCGATGTGACCGCCGACGACGTGCTGGTGCTGCGCAATGCCGGCCCGAAGGGCGCGCCGGGCATGCCGGAGGCGGGCTACCTGCCGATCCCGAAGAAGCTCGCGCGCACCGGCGTGAAGGACATGGTGCGCATCTCGGATGCGCGGATGAGCGGCACTGCGTTTGGCACCATCGTGCTGCACATCACGCCGGAGTCCGCCGTCGGCGGTCCGCTTGGTCTCGTGCGCAACGGCGATATGATCCGGCTCGATGTCGCCAGGCGCAGCATCGATCTCCTGGTCGACGAGGCCGAATTGCATAAGCGCCGCGCAGCGCTCGCGCCCGCCGGCACGCCGGATTGGGCCAAGCGCGGATACGCGCATCTCTTCAACGAGACCATCCTGCAGGCCGACGAGGGCTGCGATTTCGACTTCATGCGCGCCAAGGGGAAGTAG
- a CDS encoding TRAP transporter substrate-binding protein, with amino-acid sequence MGYPARIVGIAMAAAALLLPASAGAQEVKHFRFAYDQPRNTGYSVAGDLFADKLKELSKGTLIVDQYPGAQLGQEPQLLQLVKSGDIEFAIISSANTATISPQAGVMSLHFLFRNDAHVIKALADPQVFDAIRTMIDETAQGLHVIGTGSQGVRHIYSKKEIHNVGDLKGLKVRVQATATEDTMFPAYSAQTVHMPFGSVYTSLQTGVVDAAENSINVYLVNKHYEVAPVLSITEHEANNALLFVSDKLWQSLSAEQKQWVQAAANEVSAKEPQKAFELERNALTKLKSYGVKVVEDVDKKGFTAIADPYLDKLAKDLGPHAEKIKNLIRSIN; translated from the coding sequence ATGGGCTATCCAGCCAGGATCGTCGGGATTGCCATGGCCGCGGCAGCGTTGCTGCTGCCGGCGAGCGCTGGCGCGCAGGAGGTGAAGCACTTCCGCTTCGCCTATGACCAGCCGCGCAATACCGGCTACTCGGTCGCCGGCGATCTGTTCGCCGACAAGCTCAAGGAATTGAGCAAGGGGACGCTGATCGTCGACCAATATCCCGGCGCCCAGCTCGGCCAGGAGCCGCAGCTACTGCAGCTCGTGAAATCGGGCGACATCGAGTTTGCCATCATCTCCTCCGCCAACACCGCGACGATCTCGCCGCAGGCCGGCGTGATGTCGCTGCATTTCCTGTTCCGCAACGATGCCCATGTGATCAAGGCGCTGGCGGACCCGCAGGTGTTCGACGCCATCAGGACGATGATCGACGAGACCGCCCAGGGCCTGCATGTGATCGGCACCGGATCGCAGGGCGTGCGGCACATCTACAGCAAGAAGGAAATCCACAACGTCGGCGACCTCAAGGGGCTGAAGGTGCGGGTGCAGGCGACCGCGACCGAGGACACCATGTTCCCGGCCTATAGCGCGCAGACCGTGCACATGCCGTTCGGCAGCGTCTATACCTCGCTGCAAACCGGCGTGGTCGATGCCGCCGAGAACAGCATCAACGTCTATCTCGTCAACAAGCACTATGAGGTCGCGCCGGTGCTGTCGATCACCGAGCACGAGGCCAACAACGCGCTGCTGTTCGTCTCCGACAAGCTCTGGCAGAGCCTCTCCGCCGAGCAGAAGCAGTGGGTGCAGGCCGCTGCGAACGAGGTGAGTGCGAAGGAGCCGCAGAAGGCCTTCGAGCTGGAGCGCAACGCGCTGACCAAGCTGAAATCGTACGGCGTCAAGGTGGTCGAGGACGTGGACAAGAAGGGCTTTACCGCGATCGCCGATCCCTATCTCGACAAGCTCGCCAAGGACCTCGGCCCGCATGCGGAGAAGATCAAGAACCTGATCCGCTCGATCAACTAG
- a CDS encoding TRAP transporter small permease produces the protein MAIADRLVLQRQRHLKWRALDRLELILMMLCGLLCFGFSLSVTADIVTRTIGHPWLWLQEVTSTLFIYAIFIGAAVATRRNDHLYLTAISEAMHGTPRLIVEIVIRLVVLGVAFCLVWYGYQNYLRGFGSFRLPSGTPIASLYAVIPLSGILIGLFTIEQLVNGVRNGFDHPEPPDDDLPIPAINTGATTGAQL, from the coding sequence ATGGCGATTGCCGACAGACTGGTGCTGCAACGGCAGCGGCATCTGAAGTGGCGGGCGCTGGATCGGCTCGAGCTGATCCTGATGATGCTGTGCGGCCTGTTGTGCTTCGGCTTCTCGCTGTCGGTGACCGCCGATATCGTCACCCGCACCATCGGCCATCCCTGGCTGTGGCTGCAGGAGGTGACCTCGACGCTGTTCATCTATGCGATCTTCATTGGAGCCGCGGTCGCGACAAGGCGCAACGATCATCTGTATCTGACGGCGATTTCGGAGGCGATGCACGGGACGCCGCGGCTGATTGTCGAGATCGTCATCCGCCTTGTCGTGCTGGGCGTCGCCTTCTGCCTGGTCTGGTACGGCTACCAGAACTACCTCCGCGGCTTCGGCAGTTTCCGCCTGCCATCGGGCACGCCGATCGCGTCGCTCTACGCGGTGATCCCGCTGTCGGGCATCCTGATCGGCCTGTTCACGATCGAGCAGCTCGTCAACGGCGTCCGCAACGGCTTCGATCATCCGGAACCGCCCGATGACGACCTTCCGATTCCGGCGATCAACACCGGCGCGACCACGGGAGCGCAGCTGTGA
- a CDS encoding TRAP transporter large permease, with amino-acid sequence MSAPVVLVLMSSCFLFFGYLGVPVPFSLMAGVFVGALLSDVSLAAIIQKIFDGVDSEALLAIPFFLLVGELMSSANVVVRIANLSVSLVGHIRGGLSQVVVVFSMFFSEMSGSTTADVAVMSRALGGPMKREGYEPAFIAAIIASASTIAALVPPSITAVVYGAVGNVSIAGLFMAGVVPGLMIGFGLMIYCYFFGPSGLRKPRAPLRQIAFAAGDAALPLMIPVILLGGILTGWFTPTEAGVVAVVYIIVVVIPALNRGHLKKIPYDFCLAGLIFSLPLITIGAANAFGWMLAYLRGAIYIADWITSIAGNDPHLIMLLMVLLFTVVGDFIEPVPTIIIFMPLVNALTQAGDINGVHMGVVLIATLAFGLITPPYGLVLLMASKFVGISFAKALRAALPIYVVFLVTICFTIYFPKVVLWLPKQVIPESVGCFKAPGGTGYICPN; translated from the coding sequence GTGAGCGCACCGGTCGTGCTTGTGCTGATGTCGTCCTGCTTCCTGTTCTTCGGCTATCTCGGCGTGCCTGTGCCGTTCTCGCTGATGGCCGGCGTGTTCGTCGGCGCGCTGCTGTCGGATGTCTCGCTGGCGGCGATCATCCAGAAGATCTTCGACGGCGTCGATTCCGAGGCGCTGCTTGCGATCCCGTTCTTCCTCCTGGTCGGCGAGCTCATGAGCTCGGCGAACGTCGTGGTCCGCATCGCCAATCTGTCGGTCTCGCTGGTCGGCCACATCAGGGGCGGGCTGTCGCAGGTCGTGGTCGTGTTCAGCATGTTCTTCTCGGAAATGTCGGGCTCGACCACCGCCGACGTCGCGGTGATGAGCCGTGCGCTGGGCGGGCCGATGAAGCGGGAAGGCTATGAGCCGGCGTTCATCGCCGCGATCATCGCCTCGGCGTCGACGATCGCGGCGCTGGTGCCGCCGAGCATCACGGCGGTGGTCTATGGCGCGGTCGGCAATGTGTCGATCGCCGGCCTGTTCATGGCGGGCGTGGTGCCGGGGTTGATGATCGGCTTCGGGCTGATGATCTACTGCTATTTCTTCGGGCCCTCGGGTCTGCGCAAGCCGCGCGCGCCGCTGCGCCAGATCGCCTTCGCCGCCGGCGACGCCGCGCTGCCGCTGATGATCCCGGTGATCCTGCTGGGCGGCATCCTGACCGGCTGGTTCACGCCCACCGAGGCCGGCGTGGTCGCGGTCGTCTACATCATCGTCGTGGTGATCCCGGCGCTGAATCGTGGGCACCTGAAAAAGATCCCGTACGACTTCTGCCTCGCCGGCCTGATCTTCTCGCTGCCGCTGATCACGATCGGGGCGGCGAACGCATTCGGCTGGATGCTGGCCTATCTGCGCGGCGCGATCTACATCGCCGACTGGATTACTTCCATCGCCGGCAATGATCCGCACCTCATCATGCTCCTGATGGTGCTGCTGTTCACCGTGGTCGGCGACTTCATCGAGCCGGTGCCGACCATCATCATCTTCATGCCGCTGGTGAATGCGCTGACCCAGGCCGGCGACATCAATGGCGTGCATATGGGCGTGGTGCTGATCGCAACCCTCGCCTTCGGCCTGATCACGCCGCCCTATGGGCTCGTGCTGCTGATGGCCTCGAAATTCGTCGGCATCAGCTTTGCAAAAGCGCTGCGGGCGGCGCTGCCGATCTACGTCGTGTTCCTGGTCACGATCTGCTTCACGATCTATTTCCCGAAGGTCGTGCTGTGGCTGCCCAAGCAGGTGATCCCGGAATCGGTCGGCTGTTTCAAGGCACCCGGCGGCACCGGTTACATCTGCCCGAATTAG